ATTAACCTATTTTGATACAAATTTAAAGTAATAGAGTATAAAACTTTATTACGGTGATTTAGTAATTTTTTgctattgaaattttataacttttgatgaatttataatctaatataaacatatatataatgtataattatttttaatattattttaatatgaagtCAACTCGTATGAGTTTACGAGTTTAACAACCTTAGTTACATGTAGCACAAGTATTCTTATATCATTCAATTTAGCTTCTTACATTGCATCTATAACATTTAGTTCAAATATGAAACTATCCATATTTGATTGTTGCTTCATGAGAAAATCACCAATGACATGCATGTGAAAGATAAAGAATTTGAAGGATGTTTCGTGAGTAAGGAGCCAAGAAACTCATCCAAGAAATATGCACATTCAAAAGCAGCTAAACATCTTGGAATGGTGCATTAAGATGTGTGTGGCCCAAAAAAAGTACTTTTGTCTCATTTGTAGATGAACTCACTAGAAAAGTGTGGTTGTATTTGATTAAAACGAAGAGTATCACTCTAAGGagattttgtaaagaaaatgaaatggaTCGAGAAGTGGCAACTTCTTATACACCACAACATGATCGAATGATATATAGAAAAAATAGTTCAAGGACCAAGCAATTAAGACAAGAGTTTTAGGCCTAAAAAATCTAtttaacaaagaaaaaataccaccaaacaaaatagttattattattattattattattattattattattattattattattattattattattattattattattattattattccttCTGATCtcaatgatatatataaaaaaaaacatcaatattTATTGATCTCAAATTTAGGCAAAACTTAACTATCTCcattatattgaatatttttattgctTATTCCTTAAGCAAAACTTAACTAACTCCACTATAAGGATTGAGGCAGTTTTGACTCCATGAAATTCAAATCCTTATGctataaatatatttgagaaaaaagaagaagaaaaaagataataaagGTGAGTCCATGGTGGTGTTGTTGGGATGTCACCTCCACAAGAGGATCCAAGATGTACAATCCAACATCTAATGGAATTGTGATAGAGATGTAGTGGTAAATGAGACAACATCATGAGATTGGAGGGAGGATATGTTAGGAAATAAATCCATAATTTCTTTAACttaaaatagatattaaatGACAGCAAAAAGTAAATTAAGAAAAGACTAGAAAAATCACACCAAGAATGGCAcacatatcatatatatatatatatatattattttcaattttttatttatttattattattattattattattattattgttgttgttgttgttatataaatatatatataaaagaccaacaataaaaaattctaTAACTAAGACATAAataaagttaataattaatttcagAAAATAAGTTAATTGTTTTCTAGTAAATTTATGTTTAGTCtactaattaattttgttatggTTTTATTTCTATCAAtatcacaaaatcaaataactaTTTACGTGATTTAATatagttttcaattatttaaatattttaatttattattttcatgatttcatattaaaaaaCTCTGAATATTTTCTCAAGAAACTTTTACCTtatatttcacatttatattcttaattcacattttatacaaactatctattttattttatttttaatattttttgtattcattaaattcaatttgagttttgaaaaatttatatggtgtttcaaaattataaaaaaaaaattgggaacACATTTATGTACTAAAAATTTTAcggtgttttaaaaaatttcaaatttgtatttaaatttttcaaaaaagatttttggaacataattttgtttctaaaattcaaaaaaaaaattgaatttcttttttagGTTTTTCGGTATACACATTATAGTACAATTATGTTctggaattttttttaagtttttcgaaATGCAACGACtcatattttatgttttgaaattttttttataaatttttctaacatatttatgtaaaaaattttctttttataaattttcataaCCCAAACTCATACCACaaaatataaagtaatttaaagaaaaatatataaaattagatatttattaaaatgtagaatataaaatataaatataaaaatataaggtaaattttttaaattgcagACTATAATACCATACTTATGTCATCCCTAATCATGATTTCCAAATTATAAGAAAAGCCccatttataattttacttttaagtgCTATATGTTATGTTCAGTTTCTATTGCCACACTGCTCTATACTACtttcattaaattttgcaaatttaatcaattacCTTCATTGCTATTACATTGAATTTCAGTTACAAAATACAATAAAAGAAACCTCCAAGTTTTAGGCAAACTTTTCAAATACCACGAATTGAAAACAATTCAAGGCTTTTACTCTGCTATTATGGCAGAAAACCATTGTTTCAGCTATAAAAACCATTGACAAACCTATAAAATACATACAGATAAAacattaacataaaaaaaaaatttaaaggttattagtctctataaaatttcaaactattatttttaatttttataaaaaaaatttaactttcttttaatttatttttaatttctatttaaataaattattgtaaaaaattattacttttaatttttaaaaattcactttaaaatcaaaataaagactaaaaataaataaatttttaaagaaactaaccttaaaaattaaaatttattaataaccAAAGAATATTTAACCCAAAAATTAATTCAGTTCTTACTGAAAAAAAATAACGGTTCATGAAAAATACTACAGCCTCCATCAATTCTTACCCCCATTACCATTAGTTGTTTCATTTAACCTTCCTCCAAACATAACCTACGAAGTGAAAATTAATtgcatgtttttattttcttattgacTTTCATCACATTCATTTTCTACTCAATTTTTTTGATAGAAATTGAATAGTACCTCAGCTCTTCCATTATGTTTTCTATTGATATCAATGTGGCCAAATAAAATGTCTTTATGCACTTTTGTGAACCATTATATTGATTTTCACcgctatttatttatatgttattaattatatttttagtattaattattttaaatattaaaattaaagtttttataatatatatgttattaattatattttaaaaattaatatttttagatagTTGAAACTGTTTTATGAAAGTAGGAAATAATTAATGAATCAAGGGACCATATTGCTCAAACACTTCTCATATTGACtggaaaataaaagtgaaattaCAAAGAGTATATGAAAGACTTTTATATAGCCAGTTGATGCTAATTACCTACAACAGAAGACATTGATATCAATAGTGTAGGACTTCCATTGGCTAGAACAGAAATAGAAGCACATTGGTTGGAAGTtggttatttaattaagattggtctatattatgaaaatattttctatttttattttttaaaatttatgttaattttatttattaataataaaataaaagacttttgaaataaaaaatcatttttattttaagaagaaaaattaaaatattaaaagaatttaattatctctaaaaatgtatttttattagaaaaataattcatcTTATTTTcataacaataatttatttaaagaaaatgtCGTTAAAGTAAAATGAGTACACAATTTAGTATTAGTGAGTTTTTGTTAGAAATTAGATACTGGTCTAATTGGGTTCTATAAATAGCTATAAGATCGTTAAGtacacaattttattattttttatcgacatgaaatttaaagttttttattatGACTTTGTGATAAAGGTCTAAATAGAGtccatttatttaatattttttttaaaaaattattatattttatatttttgttataatatttttaataaaaattcaaacaaaaatttagtttaaataatttattttaaaatataattttaaatatttcatttattttcttcaacatttttgttgaataataaaatttcaaaaagtaattaaaataaaaaactattttaaaaaattcttcataaaaatcatttaaaaaaatatttttattaaaaagatataatttttatcatattaaaattattattttttaattaataataaatgaatttaaaatacttctactttttaaaatatatttttataaacaatattttcaaaaatataaaatcaaaattatttctaaaaaaagttttaaacaaataaatccaTATTATTATAGACCCAAGTAATTATCCAAGCCCAAGTCATTTTAAAATCCATAATTGTCACATTATCTTCATTGCATGAATGACACCTAACCTTGTTCCTATGATGCAAGTGGAAAATTGCATGTGCATAAAGTGCCAAATAGCATTAAGATTGTTGCATGACATACACTTGTCTTTTGCAtgttatctttttaattatccttcacctataaataaataaggttCATGACCATATACTTCATAATCAATCAAGTAGTGAAAGTAAAATTGAGTGTCTTTAAAAATAGTGTGTCTCTATTCTTATTTCTAGTTGGTTTCTGATCCATTTTGACATTATAAAAGCCACCACATTTTACAAAAACAGTAATAACACAATGCATTGTAAGTTTTCATTTGATACAAAAGtaatataagaaaaagaaattagTGTCCAAGTTGGATAGAAGTGGTCCAAAACTATATCATAAAGAACCAAAAAATCCCAATGGCATCAACTATACTACTTCTACATCACTCTCATAGTCAATTGTTTTCAACTACACGTCCTTATGAGAGTATTAATTCAAGGACAAATTTCCCTCACAATcacaagaaaaacaaaaataaaaacagaacaaaataaaatacatggaacactacaaaacaaaaaagaaggaTGATTGTCATATATATGTCACATTATCACTTTTGTCTTTTTGTTTGATATCAATATCTATAAATTGGACCACCGAAAGGCTAAACTAGAAAAAAGAAATGCTAGGATAAAATTTCTCAATTTTATATAGCATGACTTCatgttgaataaataaataaaatataataaacaaaaaagcaaaacaaatCAATTCTAAATATTTAACACCAATTAGATTTTTACAATATCTCCatctatatataatataattgaatGTTTAGTGTTCGACACTAATACATGAAGTTATATTGAATAGCTTCTATTTTTTCGACACTTGCAATTTCATATCGGTTTAATTGATTTGAACTATGATATagaaatcttaaaaattgaacatCCAATTCAGATTTTAAAACATTGATTTACAATCAATGGTACATTCATTGGAAAGAACTTCTAACAAATTATAGTTTCAAAATCAACATTGATTAATGAAAAACACTCAAAATAAGTTATAACATTTCAACATACAAAAATTTAGTCAAACAAAATCATGAGTTAAACATTGTGACAAAAACTATACGAATACATGTCAAATACTTACATCCTAAAACTTGCTATTAATACACATAAAACCAAACCACAAGAAACCAATGTCTCTTCAAACTCTTCATCCCTAAAACTTGTAATGTCACCTTAAATTGTTACTTCCAATTCTATTCAAGCTAGAATTTCTATCTGAATTAGACCCTGATTCCCAAAGACATTGAATAGATCTTGTTGTTGCACCATATCTTTCAAACTCTAGCCTTTGTCTTGGTGCACTTTGCGACCGAGCCTTCGCTCTTGAAGACTCGGTATTCGCCATGTAGCTCGGATAACCCGAGTAACCATTGAAGAAACCCCACGAACACTCACTTTTAGTTGGTGTAAAAGAATCTCTCCTTCCACCACTTCCATGTCTCGAAGAAGCCGAAAATGCCTGCGGACTATTCTCGGCCGTTCGTGAAGCTAGTTCTTCTTTTCCTTTATGATGTTTCATAGAAGAGAGAATTGAATTGTGAGTTTTAGAAGAACGCTTCGAGGGCGACTCGAATGCTATAAAATTGTCATTGTTGTAATTAGAAGATGAGTAGTGATTTGTGGCATGAAAAGAGTTACTAGTACTATGGTGTGAGTTCAAATGTGGCTTCCATGTATCTACTTCAAGAATCTTATCACTCTTTTCATCATCAAGATGTTTGGTACTAGATGAAGAATCGCCGGTTTGGCTCCGTGTATTTTCTTCCATCCAACTGTCTAACCAACTCGAACCGAACCGGGCTCTTTCTAAGTTCATGTCTCTATAATATGCATTTGAACTACATCTCTGcaggttcaaaatgaaaaattaaattcaaatactaAGAACACATAAACAAGCATCAATATTGACATTCGCAGATAAcagaaaataacaatttattcaaatttcGTTACGCTACAGTGCTATAGTATTACTTATGCTACCAAATATCGTATCATAGAACAACATCGACATGTAAATGTTTCAAAGCATAATTTTTCATGTAAACCATTTATGGATCATATAAATCAGTTTATGAGCATGAATTATGAATACCTTGAGGATGGAAGATCCGTCGAATTTCGTACTATAGACACGAAGCGGATGCTCATAATCATCAGGAACCTGCAATTATTTGAAGACAAAATGAGGATAATGCAAAGTAATGAACTAATGATCATCAACAATCTTTGAGCAAATCCTCGTTTAGTGTAAGACATTACAGGCGTCGAACAATTTGGTCACTAATattaacaaaatttgaaaatgattccgaaatttgaatcaaaataattcttttagatcaatcaatttagtctctaaaaCTGTCACAAAATGTGAAGCAACTGATGTGACCAAGAACATTCAATTTCAATAATCATATTATAATTTTGGATAttgaaatatcaaattaattgacttttctataaattatttttttaataaaatgttggTTTAATTCTATAATTTTAAGAAACTAAATTGATGAAATCCTCCCAATCTATTAGGCATGCTAACAAACAATCAATCCAAAACCCTTATCAAAAGAATCATACTTTAGCACTTGCCTAATTTGCAACATGATATTTTTGTGACAAGTTGTAAAGTTATGTTACAACATATTCCAAATTGCTACAATTGGTGGGGTGatggagaaaagaaaagaatataaagAAAGGCATTGTTAAAGATGACAAGTTAAAAGAAAGTGAGACACCATCACATAGCCTTTCCAACAAGTTAGCATCAACTTTCACTAAAATAAGAACCAAgacaaaatataagaaattaacTTTAATACAATATATTCATAAAACTTTTTACGCAGACAACTAATCACAAATcccattttgtaaaaaaaaaaattatactaacagtgtatataaattaaatacataaaataaatgttttgatTTACTTACTGGATAACGCGAATGTGAAGACTTGAAAGAGTCTGTATTATCCGACACGTGCAAACGACTCGCACGTGCGCGCGATTGAAGTCGAACCAATGTTTGCATGCGTCTTAGCATATCTGAGGTTTGCTTTCTTACTATGTGACCTCTCACCAATGCTTGCAACTTCACCAATGCTTTAAGTGCTCTTAATGCTCTCCTTGCCTTCAAAATTCatgtaaaaaatatgattaaaaattaaaatttcagtAAGACATGAAATTAAAACAGACCATGAACATAATAAAAGCATAAATAACTCTTTAGCCcatatgaaataaattattcagttaaattttttaaaacattgataAAGTTGGTTTTGATCAATATTACTGATTTAGTTTAAttcttacaaatattttaaaattttagactTAGGACACATTTGGTATTTGATAATTcagaaattatttattaagagactaa
This region of Cicer arietinum cultivar CDC Frontier isolate Library 1 chromosome 8, Cicar.CDCFrontier_v2.0, whole genome shotgun sequence genomic DNA includes:
- the LOC101510363 gene encoding protein IQ-DOMAIN 24-like, which produces MGFLRRLFGGKKHRNPPPELTFSKPEKHNRSWSFAKNSTREKSNSLSSLNNRNSEPSITSDNFDANKHAIAVAAATAAVAEAALAAAHAAAEVVRLTSNTGSGNSAGIPATPTSGRRRLPEEIVAAVKIQSAFRGYLARRALRALKALVKLQALVRGHIVRKQTSDMLRRMQTLVRLQSRARASRLHVSDNTDSFKSSHSRYPVPDDYEHPLRVYSTKFDGSSILKRCSSNAYYRDMNLERARFGSSWLDSWMEENTRSQTGDSSSSTKHLDDEKSDKILEVDTWKPHLNSHHSTSNSFHATNHYSSSNYNNDNFIAFESPSKRSSKTHNSILSSMKHHKGKEELASRTAENSPQAFSASSRHGSGGRRDSFTPTKSECSWGFFNGYSGYPSYMANTESSRAKARSQSAPRQRLEFERYGATTRSIQCLWESGSNSDRNSSLNRIGSNNLR